The Cervus canadensis isolate Bull #8, Minnesota chromosome 29, ASM1932006v1, whole genome shotgun sequence genome includes a window with the following:
- the LOC122430898 gene encoding 60S ribosomal protein L7a-like: MPKGKKAKGKKVAPAPAVVKKQEAKKVVNPLFEKRPKNFGIGQDIQPKRDLTRFVKWPRYIRLQRQRAILYKRLKVPPAINQFTQALDRQTATQLLKLAHKYRPETKQEKKQRLLARAEKKAAGKGDVPTKRPPELRAGVNTVTTLVENKKAQLVVIAHDVDPIELVVFLPVLCRKMGVPYCIIKGKARLGRLVHRKTCTTVAFTQVNSEDKSALAKLVEAIRTNYNDRYDEIRRHWGGNVLGPKSVACIAKLEKAKAKELATKLG, encoded by the coding sequence ATGCCGAAGGGAAAGAAGGCCAAGGGGAAGAAGGTAGCCCCGGCCCCGGCCGTGGTGAAGAAGCAGGAGGCCAAGAAGGTGGTCAACCCCCTGTTCGAGAAGAGGCCCAAGAATTTTGGCATTGGACAGGACATCCAACCCAAGAGGGACCTCACCCGCTTTGTCAAATGGCCCCGCTACATCCGGCTGCAGAGGCAAAGGGCTATTCTCTATAAGCGGCTGAAGGTGCCTCCTGCAATTAACCAATTCACCCAGGCCTTGGACCGACAAACAGCTACTCAACTGCTTAAGCTGGCCCACAAGTACAGACCAGAgacaaagcaggagaagaagcagaGGCTGCTGGCCCGTGCTGAGAAGAAAGCCGCCGGCAAAGGCGACGTCCCCACCAAGAGGCCACCTGAACTTAGAGCAGGGGTCAACACTGTCACCACCCTGGTGGAGAACAAGAAGGCTCAGCTGGTGGTGATCGCTCACGATGTGGATCCCATCGAGCTCGTGGTCTTCCTGCCTGTCCTGTGCCGCAAGATGGGGGTTCCCTACTGCATCATCAAGGGCAAGGCCCGGCTGGGGCGCCTGGTCCACAGGAAGACATGCACCACCGTAGCCTTCACACAAGTCAACTCAGAGGACAAGAGTGCTCTGGCTAAGCTGGTGGAAGCCATCAGAACCAATTACAACGACAGATACGATGAGATCCGTCGTCACTGGGGAGGCAATGTCCTGGGGCCGAAGTCAGTGGCTTGCATCGCCAAGCTGGAAAAGGCTAAGGCCAAAGAACTGGCCACCAAGCTGGGCTGA